The following nucleotide sequence is from Stigmatopora nigra isolate UIUO_SnigA chromosome 20, RoL_Snig_1.1, whole genome shotgun sequence.
GGACAACTGCCTAATGgatttttgtttcaaaatagtTGTAGCATCTGCAGCCGCATCAGTTCTCCAAGGAGAAAACCAAACGCAGACTGCCAGGAACCACACCTCaggtaaatacaaaatggagtTGAAACCTGCTAGCCTACAACTCACGTGGTCTCTTTTTTCCGTGATCCAGATGCTCTCGCGTTAGCATTCCTCCCCACCGCCACGATGACAACATCGTGGATGCTGTACCATCCGGACCAGATTTTACAGAATACATCTGACGTGCGGTCAAGTACAACGGTGGTACTGACCTCCCGTTCTGGTTCTATTCCAGCCAATAATGCTAGTTTagttctgcaaaaaaacactaGTTGAACCTCTTTGAATAGACACAACGACCCAGCACCAGAGGAGAAACTACCACAGCAAGTGACCAACAGCACAATTCCATTGAACAGAAGACCACAACGCCAACGGAGGACATTACCACGGTTTCTGCAACTTCTCCAAGTGTTGCAACGCAGGCTGGTAAAGTAACAAAGATAGTGTGGAGGTGGTGGCTCGTACTGACTACAGCCGTCtcttccagcaccccccaaggaCTTCTCTAGTTCCAGCTTGGGTAAGAGTGCTTTAGTATTTAGGAGGTGTAAGCGGCTCAACTGGAAATCTCCCTGGCTCTTCAGGTACCATCCTTCTGGTGCTGCTTCTACTGGTGATCACCATCCTGGTCATCATCCTTTACCTGTTGAGGAGAGAGTCCCGGGTAAGATCCACGGGTGTTGGGGACATGCTAGCTTCTCATTGTGGGATATTCTTCGCAGAGGTATTCCTTTGACCTCCACACTGGCGATCCCAACGGAGTGAACACCGGCAACTTTGAGGCTCTCTCACTGAATGACAAAGGTGGGGCCTCCAGTACTCTTTGCCAGACACCTTACCTCTGGTGTAGTCATCTCAAATAAGGGGCTTGACCTTTAGGTAAAGGGTTTGATGCCAGGACTCAAAACACTTGGTAGTGGATTTCTAGATCCAGATAGGATTGGACATGGAAGGGATTGTGACAGTACTACTCGTTGGTTCCAGGGTCAACAAGAAACGATAAGTACTCCGGGACCCTGGTGGACTCAGAGGAGGAGAAACCTGATCTGATGGAAGTTATTGAGGAAGAGAGTGGCAAGGAAACTTTCAGTGGGTTTCTTTGCTAAAGTTCCATgtacgctctctctctctgtctgggTCTTGTAACATTTTGTGGACTCAATAAAGACTTTTTCAAAATGGAGATTGTCAGTGTTGGACCAAGAAAAGTCCAAAGTTATCACAGACGGGCCACCTCGGGCGGCAGGCGTCACGTGATGCGGCACGTTTGTACATGCTCAGTGGTGCGAGAACCCCCTTCGGCTCATGTGTGCACCAAGGCGGGACGTCACAGATCAGGAGGCCAGGAGATCTTTCATCCGACGGTTTTCCCCGAGGTAGCCAGCCGGACACATCTCCACGTGAACGTATCAAAGGTCAGTCTGTGGTTTTTTGAGTGGTGACATTTCCATCATGGCTGTTTGTGTGGAGTAATGTCAGATAAGCCAATTGTCAATGTATGTGTgttgatgtatttattattaatgagAAAATTTAACCCAATGGTGACAAGTTTGCATTATTGATTTGACCTAATCATGGAGAACATGGACACAGTATGTCCGTTCCTCAGCCTCCCCTTCCTCACCCGCAGATGTCGTGGCGTTCGTCCTTCCACTGCTCCAAGTTCCGTCACGTCTTCGGGAAAACCCGCGGCAGGGAGCAGAGCTACGATGGCGTGGCCGTCACTCACGGAGTCCACGACAATCACTACTGTTCGGTCAATCCTTCTTTCATCGCCGTGGTGACCGAGTGCACCGGGGGCGGATCCTTCCTGGTGCTGCCCCTCCATCACGTAGGAACCACCTCATCAGATTAGAACTTCATTGCATCCCGTATTTTGCCAATTCATCTTCCTAACATTCACCCTGTGAACTCTGTCTTTTGACATTCTAGACGGGCAGAGTCGACCCCCAGCACCCCAGGGTCTGTGGTCACAAGGCCCCGGTTCTGGACGTCAAGTGGAACCCCTTTGACGACTGCTGCGTGGCTTCATGTTCGGAGGACTGCACGGTAACAGAATAGAGCCAACTTCCCCACCCGCTCCGCCGCTAATGGCGCTGGTGTCCCGACGCAGGTCAAAATCTGGGACATTCCATCTGGGGGAATCCGGCGGAACCTCAGCCGAGCTCGGAAGACCCTGCTGGCTCACTCCAGGAGGGTGGGGCTCATCGAGTGGCACCCCAATGCCGAGAACCTCCTGCTGAGTTCGGCCTACGACTACAAGGTGGGTTCCCGGCTCTAGGCATCCAAAGGATCTCGGGTGATATCACCCGTCCCGGGTCCAGGTACTACTCTGGGACGTGTCGCAAGAGGGCCCGGTCCTCAGGCACCCCGTGCGCGTGGTCATGGCGCCGGTCTGCCAGCGCTTCCCGTCAGAGATGCTGCTGCTCTCCGTCAGCTTCAACCGGGAAGGCGACCGCTTGGCCGTCACGTCCAAAGACCGGCGCCTTCGGGTGCTGGACCCTCGGACGGGGAGGACCCTCCAGGTGGGTCAGCGCCTGCAAAGAGTACCCACGGGGTTTAACGGGACGTGCTACGACCGCAGGTGTCCCACCACAAGTCTCACAGGGCCCACAAGGTGGTGTACGTGGGATCTTTAAAGATGCTGCTGAGCACCGGCTATTCGCCCTGGAATCACCGGCAGATTGCCCTCTGGGACCCGGTACTTTGTCAAAGGACAGCAAGCTCAGGTTGTAAAACCGTCTAGTAAAATTCAGGTGGAGCCAAAGTCCAGTATTTTTGCGAGCAGGATGACTTGTCAGAGCCTCTGTACGAAGAAGACCTGGACTCTTCGGCGGGAGTCCTCTTTCCCTTCTACGACGCGGACACCGACATGCTTTATCTGGCGGGCAAGGTGCTACGCTAAGCTAGTCTTTGGGAACCGAATCTTGATGTTGAAGTGTGTCTGCTACAGGGCGACGGGAACATCAGGTACTACGAGCTGAGTTTGGAGAAACCTTACATCAGTTTCCTGACGGAATTTAGCTCCCCACTTCCTCACAAAGGACTCGGTAAGAACATGGACAAAAGACACAATTCCAGACATTGACGACCTGTTGACGCAAAGTTCCATCCCCCCCTGTGACACAGCGGTGATGCCAAAGCGCGGCCTGGACGTTGACGCCTGCGAGATCTTCCGATTCTATCGCCTGATCGCCGTCAAGGGCCTGCTGGAGCCGCTGTCCATGATTGTGCCACGCAAGGAGGTCAGTACAATTTAGCCAGCCCGCTTCACCGGGCAACGATGGCGGGTTTCAAAGCTTTCGCATACTTCGACAGTCGAGGACATTCCACCGGGATCTCTACCCGATGACGGCAGCCAACAGGGCGGCTGTAACCGCCCAGGAGTGGCTGGCGGGAGTTGACAGGGGTCAGTGGACCGTTGTCCCCTTCTGCTTTCCCATCTTGGACTCTGCAGGACCTCTTTTGGTTGCCACAGGTCCGGTCCTGATGTCTCTACATCCCAGCACCCGCCTAGTCAACCCCTACCCGGCCGAGAAGGGTTCGAACCTGGAGTGCAAAGCTCCCAGAGCGCTACCCCGCGTCACAGAGAAGGTACGAACGTCGGGTGTGTAACATCCCTAGTGGTCATGTCCTTGCTATTGTGTTTTCAGAATTTTCTGAAGGAGCAGCTAGCCTACCAGAACGCCAAATACCACAGAGAAGCCCCCCATCTGGCGGGGTCGGAACTTTGGCTGTACGACGTCACTCCCCACTGCCGGGAGCCCGCCGAGACGCCGCCGCCCGGCGCTGAGGACGAGGTGAGAGCGCCTGGGGTGCAAAAACTTCTGGGATGGCATGCTCCAACTCCTCCCATCACCAGCTCCGTGAGGCATTCTACAAGCAACAGGAGGAGATCAGGGACCTCCGCCAAATACTGGACCAGAAAGACGTAAGTGCGCACCTTGCTCCATTTCTGCCACGCAGTTTTCGAGTACTGGGTTTGTTTTACGACAGGTGAGGATCGCCGAGCTGGAACGGGAGGTGGGACAAAGCGACAACAGATTTCCAGGACCACGCTAAAAGGAACAGCACACTTTCTTGTATTGGTATCCttacccgcatataagccgtgccCTGACAATGGCCTTAAACTggttgaattggactatttgtCTCATACAAGGTACCCCAATTCCATTTTGAAACAGTACTAAtgtgtcactttgaagggaaaatcctcagatatcaaaataaatatagtttagctcattatcttttctctattttgaaataaatagccacattgtcttgcgtgaTGGCATTTTAGAAGTCTAGAAAATCCAGTTCTCAAGACCCTGTAAATCAACAAACACTTGTGAGACAGTGAAAGGCAAAATGTtaagattttatttacaaagTTCATCTTTTGTTGACAGTTCTCGTTTAACTTACAGAacgtaaaagtaaaaataacaacaaaaacaactaatCAGTGTAAACGTGAAGgcaaaaagggggcggggcgagaacacggggaaaaaaatacatcaatagtACTCGGAACAAAATGTTGGCAAagatttttttgaggggggaagaggagaaaacaaaaaaatataagaaaatgaaGAGGAAACATTTGACCCTGAGCGCTCAGAGAAGGTTTGAATGCAAACAATCTCTGGCATTGCATATTTAAACCGGACTAAATATAAAAGTGAGCATGTTAGAAATACGCCACAACATCCCTTCATCTTCTGCTGatggattttttcttttcttttgactAGGAACACCAAATCCTGAGAAACTTTTTGggaccacacaaaatggagGCGCGTCTCCTGGCTCTTGGAACGTCCACTTTACTTTCAATGTCAGTTAttccatctttaaaaaaaacacaacaacaacacacgacacgcaaaaaaaacaaaaacaaatggtgtGTGGCAACAGGGGGCTTTTTTTGAGGGGAGGGAGGTTTGGGACCGGTCGGAGAAACGGAATGCGGCAAATTTagtcgtcgtcgtcttcgtccTCGTCTTTCTCGTCGGGTTCCCGCTTCCTCTTCTTTCCTTTGGCGGTCGGAGACGGCCCgtcctctgcaaaaaaaaatggcgtcagTGACCATTTGGGGGAAAGCGTGTCCATGCAAGGCTCACCTTCTTCATCCTCGTCGTCTTCTTCGTCATCCAAGTCGTCCTCACTGTCGACGTCTCCGTCCTAAAGTGGGACCACGTTGATTTTACGATAAATAGGAGACTAACATAATATTTTCTTTGGTGATATAGGTGTGCTGTTGGCCCTCCCACCTCCTCGTCGCCGGTCTCGTCACCGGtctcgtcatcgtcgtcgtcctccaccgccaccaccgtctcgtcttcttcttcctcctcctcctcttcctcctcttcgtcgtcATCAAAGTCTTCCGAGTCGCAGCCTGCGAGAAAACGAAAAATATTTGAGAACCATCTGGGCTAGACATGGGACGCAATGGAAGTCGTCTGACCTTCGTCGTCGTCCACTTCGCCCTCCGGGTCGGACGCCTCGCAGTTGTCGATGTCCAAGCCGTCCAGGTAGGTGAGGTTGGGGAGCATCTTGAAGATGGAGCCTCTGTAGTTAGCCAAGTTGGTCACTTCACAGTTGAACAGGTCCAGACTCTTCAGCTGGGACAGATTTTTCTGTAGGAGACAGGCGCCGTTAGCTCATTGGGCTAGCCAGGTGGCTCAACTTCTTGCGCTACCCACCAGCGGCTCCAGCGTGCTGATGTCTTTAAACTTGTTGCCGCTGAGATGAAGATGCGTCAGGTTCTTCAGGCGCTCGGCCAGGACTTCCAGACCGCCCGAGATTCTGTTGTCGCTCAGCACCAGCTGCCGGGAAGCCCACAAAATCAGTCCTGAGATCCCAATTGGACGGCTGGCATATGCCGCGACTTACCCTTTTCAGGTTGTCCAGTTTGGGAATGTCTTCCAAAGTGGTCAGGCGGACGTTGATGAGGCTC
It contains:
- the LOC144213190 gene encoding uncharacterized protein LOC144213190 isoform X2 gives rise to the protein MNPQLLYIVVASAAASVLQGENQTQTARNHTSDALALAFLPTATMTTSWMLYHPDQILQNTSDVRSSTTVTQRPSTRGETTTASDQQHNSIEQKTTTPTEDITTVSATSPSVATQAAPPKDFSSSSLGTILLVLLLLVITILVIILYLLRRESRRYSFDLHTGDPNGVNTGNFEALSLNDKGSTRNDKYSGTLVDSEEEKPDLMEVIEEESGKETFSGFLC
- the LOC144213190 gene encoding uncharacterized protein LOC144213190 isoform X3; this translates as MNPQLLYIVVASAAASVLQGENQTQTARNHTSDALALAFLPTATMTTSWMLYHPDQILQNTSDVRSSTTVTQRPSTRGETTTASDQQHNSIEQKTTTPTEDITTVSATSPSVATQAAPPKDFSSSSLGTILLVLLLLVITILVIILYLLRRESRRYSFDLHTGDPNGVNTGNFEALSLNDKGKGFDARTQNTW
- the LOC144213190 gene encoding uncharacterized protein LOC144213190 isoform X1, which translates into the protein MNPQLLYIVVASAAASVLQGENQTQTARNHTSDALALAFLPTATMTTSWMLYHPDQILQNTSDVRSSTTVTQRPSTRGETTTASDQQHNSIEQKTTTPTEDITTVSATSPSVATQAAPPKDFSSSSLGTILLVLLLLVITILVIILYLLRRESRRYSFDLHTGDPNGVNTGNFEALSLNDKDPDRIGHGRDCDSTTRWFQGQQETISTPGPWWTQRRRNLI
- the LOC144213187 gene encoding coronin-2A-like; amino-acid sequence: MSWRSSFHCSKFRHVFGKTRGREQSYDGVAVTHGVHDNHYCSVNPSFIAVVTECTGGGSFLVLPLHHTGRVDPQHPRVCGHKAPVLDVKWNPFDDCCVASCSEDCTVKIWDIPSGGIRRNLSRARKTLLAHSRRVGLIEWHPNAENLLLSSAYDYKVLLWDVSQEGPVLRHPVRVVMAPVCQRFPSEMLLLSVSFNREGDRLAVTSKDRRLRVLDPRTGRTLQVSHHKSHRAHKVVYVGSLKMLLSTGYSPWNHRQIALWDPDDLSEPLYEEDLDSSAGVLFPFYDADTDMLYLAGKGDGNIRYYELSLEKPYISFLTEFSSPLPHKGLAVMPKRGLDVDACEIFRFYRLIAVKGLLEPLSMIVPRKESRTFHRDLYPMTAANRAAVTAQEWLAGVDRGPVLMSLHPSTRLVNPYPAEKGSNLECKAPRALPRVTEKNFLKEQLAYQNAKYHREAPHLAGSELWLYDVTPHCREPAETPPPGAEDELREAFYKQQEEIRDLRQILDQKDVRIAELEREVGQSDNRFPGPR
- the LOC144213189 gene encoding acidic leucine-rich nuclear phosphoprotein 32 family member D-like, which translates into the protein MSMKEMLSAKLHQRVPKDVQVLLLDNCPSKDGRIEGITEDFCNLEKLSLINVRLTTLEDIPKLDNLKRLVLSDNRISGGLEVLAERLKNLTHLHLSGNKFKDISTLEPLKNLSQLKSLDLFNCEVTNLANYRGSIFKMLPNLTYLDGLDIDNCEASDPEGEVDDDEGCDSEDFDDDEEEEEEEEEEEDETVVAVEDDDDDETGDETGDEEDGDVDSEDDLDDEEDDEDEEEDGPSPTAKGKKRKREPDEKDEDEDDDD